One Pullulanibacillus sp. KACC 23026 DNA segment encodes these proteins:
- the hxlB gene encoding 6-phospho-3-hexuloisomerase — MTKTKAILNEIENVINQVKETDLEIISQQLVKAPRIFVVGEGRSGLMAKSFAMRLMHLGATVYVVGETITPSMTKGDCLVAVSGSGTTQNVASVAQKSRALDCDVIVVTTNPESLAALSAASILHVPAATKFRKENEARSIQPLGSLFDQSVHLLFDTICLIYAELRDIDNQKAFEQHSNLE; from the coding sequence ATGACAAAAACAAAAGCGATCTTAAATGAGATCGAAAATGTAATAAACCAAGTGAAGGAGACTGATCTTGAGATAATAAGTCAGCAATTGGTGAAGGCACCGAGAATTTTTGTTGTGGGAGAAGGGCGTTCGGGATTAATGGCAAAATCTTTTGCTATGCGTCTAATGCATTTAGGGGCTACTGTTTATGTTGTTGGTGAAACGATTACCCCATCCATGACAAAAGGGGATTGCCTTGTGGCTGTCTCAGGGTCAGGGACTACTCAAAACGTAGCTTCAGTTGCCCAAAAAAGCCGCGCTTTAGATTGTGATGTGATTGTTGTTACAACCAACCCAGAATCTCTTGCAGCTTTAAGTGCTGCATCTATTCTTCACGTTCCCGCAGCTACAAAGTTTAGAAAGGAAAATGAAGCCCGATCCATCCAACCGCTTGGTTCACTATTTGACCAATCAGTACACCTCCTTTTTGATACGATTTGTTTGATCTATGCCGAATTAAGAGATATCGATAATCAAAAGGCTTTTGAACAACATAGTAATTTAGAGTAA
- a CDS encoding phage holin encodes MKINWSIRFKNGKWVICFVSQILIIIQMIIAGGHSIGLWSFQWTAAINLWVIGLVNAILVFLSLLGLVQDPTVEGFSDTKQVMRYEQPKPTKEDPKVS; translated from the coding sequence ATGAAGATTAATTGGTCCATTCGGTTTAAAAATGGGAAATGGGTCATTTGTTTTGTATCGCAAATTTTAATTATCATCCAAATGATAATTGCTGGCGGCCATTCAATCGGATTGTGGTCCTTCCAATGGACAGCCGCCATAAACTTATGGGTCATTGGTTTGGTCAACGCCATTTTGGTTTTTCTGTCTCTGCTTGGTCTTGTACAAGATCCTACAGTTGAGGGCTTTAGTGATACGAAACAGGTTATGCGTTACGAACAACCTAAACCTACTAAAGAAGACCCTAAAGTCTCTTAA
- a CDS encoding carboxypeptidase M32 codes for MTNSIKEIEKNYYSLVKKMENYKEALGVLGWDLRTGAPKKGIAQRSEVIGTLSQEIYNLSTSDEMKSYIDALTDPSVQNGLSPVTKRSIEEAKKKYDQNMKIPPKEFHEYVVLQSNAENVWEEAKQAADFSRLQPYLEKLVDYNQRFIGYWGTKETKYDVLLDQYEPGVTVKTIDRVFNQVREAIVPLVQAISEAGQPQTDFLFQHFPKEDQHAFGLYMLKEIGYDLEAGRLDVTEHPFATGLNPGDVRVTTHYRENDFRVALFGTLHEGGHGIYEQNLSKDLIGTGLCTGTSMGIHESQSLFFEKFIGQNRALWNHYYPQFQKYAKGKFDQVNVDDFYRAVNVAGPSLIRIEADELTYPLHIMVRYEIEKGLFNGDFKVKDLPGIWNEKYKAYLGLEPSNDREGVLQDIHWSGGSFGYFPSYALGYIYAAQFQQAMLNDLPNYDALLAEGQITPIRQWLNQNIHQYGALKKPIEIIQDVTGHSLQAEPLIRYLTDKYRSLYNL; via the coding sequence ATGACCAATTCTATTAAAGAGATTGAGAAAAATTATTATTCGCTCGTTAAGAAAATGGAGAATTATAAAGAGGCATTAGGTGTTCTCGGCTGGGATCTTCGAACAGGAGCACCCAAAAAAGGGATTGCCCAACGTTCTGAAGTCATTGGAACCCTTTCACAAGAAATTTATAATCTATCCACTTCAGATGAAATGAAAAGCTATATAGATGCCCTAACAGACCCATCTGTTCAAAATGGATTAAGTCCTGTAACGAAGCGTTCCATTGAAGAAGCGAAAAAGAAGTACGATCAAAACATGAAAATCCCTCCTAAAGAATTCCATGAATATGTTGTCCTCCAATCAAACGCCGAAAATGTGTGGGAAGAGGCTAAACAAGCGGCTGATTTTTCACGCCTTCAGCCTTACTTAGAAAAACTTGTGGATTACAACCAACGTTTTATTGGTTATTGGGGGACAAAAGAAACCAAATATGATGTTTTACTTGATCAATATGAACCGGGCGTTACCGTCAAGACCATTGATCGGGTGTTTAACCAGGTTCGTGAAGCAATCGTCCCACTTGTACAAGCGATTTCAGAAGCTGGACAGCCTCAAACTGACTTTCTCTTTCAACATTTCCCTAAAGAGGACCAGCATGCATTTGGCCTTTATATGCTCAAAGAAATTGGCTATGACTTGGAAGCGGGGCGCCTTGACGTCACGGAACATCCTTTTGCAACTGGATTAAATCCGGGAGATGTCCGTGTGACCACTCATTATCGTGAAAATGATTTCAGGGTTGCCCTCTTTGGAACCTTACATGAAGGCGGCCATGGGATTTATGAACAAAATCTATCAAAAGATCTTATTGGAACAGGCCTGTGTACAGGGACCTCTATGGGGATTCATGAATCACAATCGCTCTTTTTCGAGAAATTCATTGGTCAAAACCGTGCTTTGTGGAATCATTATTATCCGCAATTTCAAAAATATGCGAAGGGCAAGTTTGATCAGGTGAACGTTGATGATTTTTATCGAGCGGTTAATGTGGCAGGGCCCTCTCTCATTCGAATTGAAGCTGATGAGCTTACCTACCCGCTACACATAATGGTGCGATACGAGATAGAAAAAGGCCTGTTTAACGGCGACTTCAAGGTTAAAGATCTTCCTGGAATTTGGAATGAAAAATATAAAGCCTATCTTGGTCTTGAGCCTTCAAATGACCGTGAAGGTGTGCTTCAGGATATCCATTGGTCAGGTGGTTCTTTTGGCTATTTCCCGTCCTATGCACTCGGCTATATCTATGCGGCCCAATTCCAACAGGCTATGTTGAACGATCTGCCTAATTATGATGCCCTTTTGGCTGAGGGCCAGATTACACCTATCAGACAATGGCTTAATCAGAACATACATCAGTATGGAGCGCTTAAAAAACCAATTGAAATTATCCAGGATGTAACGGGTCACTCACTTCAGGCAGAGCCTTTAATTCGTTATCTAACCGATAAATATCGGTCTCTTTATAACCTCTAA
- a CDS encoding CoA-binding protein yields the protein MIKLPEDQEMKTILQKTKRIAVVGLSDKPSRTSYQIAHYLLQKGYEIIPVNPQVEQVFGIKAVKRLADITESIDIVNVFRRSEFLTEVAEETIDIGAPVFWAQLGLSSETAYHLLKEHNITPIMDRCIMVEHRRLLGV from the coding sequence ATGATCAAGCTGCCGGAAGATCAAGAGATGAAAACGATTTTGCAAAAAACTAAACGTATTGCTGTTGTTGGCCTTTCTGACAAACCTAGCAGAACGTCCTATCAAATTGCTCACTATTTGTTGCAAAAAGGCTATGAGATTATCCCTGTTAATCCCCAAGTAGAACAAGTATTCGGTATAAAAGCGGTGAAGCGTTTAGCAGATATTACGGAATCGATTGATATTGTGAATGTTTTTAGGCGGTCTGAATTTCTAACAGAAGTAGCTGAGGAAACGATAGACATTGGCGCACCTGTTTTTTGGGCACAACTCGGTCTTTCCAGTGAAACTGCCTATCACCTTCTCAAGGAACATAACATAACTCCTATCATGGACCGCTGTATCATGGTGGAACATAGACGCCTTTTAGGTGTATAA
- the parE gene encoding DNA topoisomerase IV subunit B: protein MANTNVYSDDTIQVLEGLEAVRKRPGMYIGSTDARGLHHLVYEIVDNAVDEALAGFGESITVTIHKDNSISVLDQGRGMPTGMHRTGKPTPEVILTVLHAGGKFNSEGGYKTSGGLHGVGASVVNALSEWLVVTIKRDGSIFRQRFENGGKPVTTLEKIGTTRQTGTEIHFKPDPTIFSTTTYNFEVLSERLREAAFLLKGMSIRLVDQRNGEEETYHYETGIKAFIEYLNEDKDILHPVASFEGEQNDIEIEVAFQFNDAYSENILSFVNNVRTKDGGTHESGFKTAVTRAFNDYARKAGLLKDKDKNLEGSDIREGFTGIVSVRVPESILQFEGQTKGKLGTSEARSAVDAVVSEQLTYFLNENPKISEMLIRKAIKAFQAREAARKARDEARNGKKSKRRDTILSGKLTPASSKNRDKNELYLVEGDSAGGSAKQGRDRTFQAVLPLRGKVINTEKAKLQDIFKNEEINTIIHAIGAGVGNDFTLEDCNYDKIVIMTDADNDGAHIQVLLLTFFYRYMRPLVEAGKVFIALPPLYKVSKGTGKKEVIEYAWDEKGLREAVQKIGKGYIIQRYKGLGEMNADQLWETTMDPQTRTLIRVKIDDLARAERRVSVLMGDKVEPRRKWIESHVAFGLDEETNILENENLSVTEGV from the coding sequence TTGGCAAATACAAATGTTTATTCGGATGATACAATTCAAGTTCTTGAAGGACTAGAGGCCGTTCGTAAACGTCCTGGTATGTATATAGGATCTACAGATGCGAGAGGTTTGCATCATTTGGTTTACGAAATTGTCGATAATGCAGTCGATGAGGCGCTTGCCGGTTTTGGTGAATCCATAACCGTCACGATTCATAAAGACAATAGCATTAGCGTTTTGGATCAAGGGCGGGGGATGCCGACGGGAATGCACCGGACAGGCAAACCGACTCCCGAGGTCATCTTAACGGTTCTTCATGCAGGAGGAAAATTTAACAGCGAGGGCGGCTATAAAACATCTGGCGGATTACATGGTGTCGGCGCTTCAGTTGTTAATGCTCTTTCCGAATGGCTGGTTGTCACAATTAAGCGAGACGGATCCATTTTTCGTCAGCGCTTTGAGAATGGTGGAAAGCCAGTCACGACACTTGAGAAAATTGGGACAACCCGGCAAACTGGTACCGAGATTCATTTTAAGCCGGACCCCACTATATTTAGCACAACGACTTATAACTTTGAGGTATTAAGTGAGCGGTTAAGAGAAGCGGCCTTCCTGTTAAAAGGAATGTCCATTCGATTGGTTGATCAACGAAATGGGGAAGAAGAAACCTACCATTATGAAACGGGAATTAAGGCGTTCATTGAGTATTTGAACGAGGATAAGGATATCCTTCATCCCGTCGCTTCTTTTGAAGGCGAGCAAAACGACATTGAAATTGAAGTGGCTTTTCAATTTAACGATGCTTATTCTGAGAATATATTATCCTTTGTTAATAATGTTCGGACAAAAGATGGGGGTACTCATGAATCCGGTTTTAAGACAGCTGTCACACGTGCTTTTAATGACTATGCTCGTAAAGCAGGTCTATTAAAAGATAAAGATAAAAATCTAGAAGGCTCAGATATACGTGAAGGCTTTACCGGCATCGTCTCGGTTCGAGTTCCGGAGTCCATTTTACAATTTGAAGGTCAAACAAAAGGCAAGTTAGGAACAAGTGAAGCACGCTCAGCCGTTGATGCGGTTGTATCCGAACAATTAACTTATTTCTTAAATGAGAATCCCAAAATAAGCGAAATGCTGATTCGTAAGGCGATCAAAGCGTTTCAAGCTCGGGAAGCCGCACGAAAAGCTCGGGATGAAGCGCGCAACGGCAAGAAAAGCAAGCGCCGTGATACCATCTTAAGCGGGAAGCTAACGCCTGCTTCTTCAAAGAATCGCGACAAGAATGAGCTTTATTTAGTCGAGGGTGACTCAGCAGGAGGTTCTGCTAAACAAGGACGCGACCGCACTTTTCAAGCCGTACTTCCGCTGCGAGGCAAGGTCATTAATACGGAAAAAGCCAAACTTCAGGATATCTTTAAAAATGAAGAAATAAATACAATTATTCACGCGATCGGTGCAGGTGTGGGGAATGATTTTACGCTTGAGGATTGCAATTACGATAAAATAGTCATCATGACGGATGCTGATAACGACGGAGCTCATATTCAAGTATTGCTTCTGACGTTTTTCTATCGCTATATGAGACCGCTTGTGGAAGCAGGGAAAGTCTTTATCGCCCTTCCGCCTTTGTACAAAGTTAGCAAAGGGACTGGAAAAAAAGAAGTGATTGAATATGCATGGGATGAAAAAGGTCTTAGAGAAGCTGTTCAAAAAATCGGAAAAGGTTATATCATTCAGCGTTATAAAGGGCTTGGTGAGATGAATGCTGATCAATTATGGGAAACCACGATGGACCCGCAAACGCGAACGCTTATTCGCGTCAAAATAGATGACCTCGCTCGTGCTGAACGCCGAGTTTCTGTATTGATGGGGGATAAGGTTGAGCCCCGACGCAAATGGATCGAATCACATGTGGCCTTTGGATTGGATGAAGAAACCAATATTCTTGAAAATGAAAACCTATCCGTCACGGAAGGAGTTTAA